From Actinomyces slackii, a single genomic window includes:
- a CDS encoding YccF domain-containing protein, producing the protein MRTLLNVIWVVFGGFWLFLGYLFFGVIACLLIITIPAGVACFRIAGYVLWPFGREVVPAPGAGAMSGISNIIWFLVAGLWLAIGHVTTACAQAVTIVGIPLAIANIKLIPVTCFPFGKQVVAGRGIL; encoded by the coding sequence ATGCGCACACTGCTCAACGTCATCTGGGTGGTCTTCGGGGGCTTCTGGCTGTTCCTGGGCTACCTGTTCTTCGGCGTCATCGCCTGCCTGCTCATCATCACCATCCCCGCGGGCGTGGCCTGCTTCCGGATCGCCGGCTACGTGCTGTGGCCCTTCGGCCGCGAGGTCGTCCCCGCGCCCGGAGCCGGGGCCATGAGCGGGATCTCCAACATCATCTGGTTCCTCGTGGCCGGGCTGTGGCTGGCCATCGGCCATGTGACGACGGCCTGCGCCCAGGCGGTCACGATCGTCGGGATCCCCTTGGCGATCGCCAACATCAAGCTCATCCCGGTGACCTGCTTCCCCTTCGGCAAGCAGGTGGTGGCCGGCCGCGGCATCCTGTGA
- a CDS encoding amino acid permease → MSTRHLMMISFGGVIGTGLFLSTGYTINQAGPFGTILAYGIGAVIVYLVMVCLGELSVAMPFTGAFHVYSRRFIGPATGFTTAVLYWLTWTVALGSEFTGAAMIMNGWFPSVPVWVWAALFIVLILVLNMVSVKVFAEAETLLSGVKVIAIIAFIILGGAAVVGLLPYEGATSAPMLTNLTSGGLFPNGFGAVFTTILAVNFAFSGTELIGITAGEVKDPGTTIPRAIRATLVRLVIFFIGSIVIIAALIPWKDAGVEQSPFVTVLDRIGVPAAGTIMNIVILTAILSAANSGLYASTRMLWSLANEGTLPRVLAHTNRFGVPALAMGLSMVGGLASLLTSTYAASTVYLVLVSVSGLAVVLVWVAISASHLSFRRRWLAEGRSIEDLSYRAPAYPWVPLAAFILASASCLLIVFDPLQRPALGITAVFLAVCYGGYWAATRRISL, encoded by the coding sequence ATGAGCACCCGTCACCTCATGATGATCAGCTTTGGCGGGGTGATCGGCACAGGCCTGTTCCTGTCCACGGGCTACACCATCAACCAGGCCGGGCCCTTCGGCACGATCCTGGCCTACGGCATCGGCGCGGTGATCGTCTACCTGGTCATGGTGTGCCTGGGCGAACTGAGCGTGGCCATGCCCTTCACCGGCGCCTTCCACGTCTACTCACGGCGCTTCATCGGCCCGGCCACTGGCTTCACCACCGCGGTCCTGTACTGGCTGACCTGGACGGTGGCCCTGGGCAGCGAGTTCACGGGGGCGGCCATGATCATGAACGGCTGGTTCCCCAGCGTGCCGGTCTGGGTGTGGGCGGCGCTGTTCATCGTCCTGATCCTCGTGCTCAACATGGTCTCGGTGAAGGTCTTCGCCGAAGCGGAGACGCTGCTGAGCGGGGTCAAGGTCATCGCCATCATCGCCTTCATCATCCTGGGCGGGGCCGCCGTGGTGGGACTGCTGCCCTATGAGGGCGCTACTTCCGCACCGATGCTGACCAATCTGACCAGCGGTGGGTTGTTCCCCAATGGCTTCGGCGCCGTGTTCACCACGATCCTGGCGGTGAACTTCGCCTTCTCGGGCACCGAGCTGATCGGCATCACCGCCGGCGAGGTCAAGGACCCCGGCACCACGATCCCCCGCGCCATCCGGGCGACCCTGGTGCGACTGGTCATCTTCTTCATCGGCTCCATCGTCATCATCGCCGCGCTCATCCCGTGGAAGGACGCCGGGGTGGAGCAGAGTCCCTTCGTCACCGTGCTGGATCGCATCGGTGTGCCGGCGGCCGGGACCATCATGAACATCGTCATCCTCACCGCGATCCTCTCGGCGGCCAATTCGGGCCTGTATGCCTCGACCCGCATGCTGTGGTCGCTGGCCAATGAGGGCACCCTGCCCCGCGTGCTGGCGCATACCAACAGGTTCGGTGTGCCGGCGCTGGCGATGGGCCTATCCATGGTGGGAGGACTGGCCTCACTGCTGACGTCCACCTATGCCGCCTCGACCGTCTACCTGGTGCTGGTCTCGGTCTCGGGCCTGGCCGTGGTGCTCGTGTGGGTGGCGATCTCCGCCTCTCACCTGTCCTTCCGACGCCGCTGGCTGGCCGAGGGGCGCAGCATTGAAGACCTGTCCTACCGCGCCCCCGCCTACCCGTGGGTGCCCCTGGCCGCCTTCATCCTGGCCAGCGCCTCGTGCCTGCTCATCGTCTTCGATCCCCTCCAGCGCCCCGCCCTGGGCATCACGGCGGTCTTCCTGGCCGTGTGCTACGGCGGGTACTGGGCGGCCACGCGACGCATCAGCCTGTGA
- a CDS encoding DM13 domain-containing protein, with the protein MSGLLSSRKRLAVVVGALMLAAAVGLAVFKPWLLFVDASVDDEIPVFSVTTTPPAAEGGAPEARSPNQDASEPTVPTASASQEEAQGPSTAAQGPVQVASGSFISHEHDTSGTARILSLPDGSHQLVLENLSTSNGPDVRVWLSAGPVIEGRDGWFTAGRYEHLEVAPIKGNLGNQVYDLPAGTDPSAWTSVVLWCEDFSVSFGAAELASA; encoded by the coding sequence ATGTCCGGCCTGTTGTCCTCCCGCAAGCGCCTCGCCGTCGTGGTTGGGGCACTGATGCTCGCAGCCGCGGTGGGACTGGCCGTGTTCAAGCCGTGGCTGCTCTTCGTCGATGCATCCGTCGACGATGAGATCCCGGTCTTCTCGGTGACCACGACTCCGCCGGCGGCTGAGGGCGGCGCGCCCGAGGCGCGGTCGCCGAACCAGGACGCCTCCGAGCCGACCGTACCCACCGCGAGCGCCTCCCAGGAGGAGGCTCAAGGACCTTCGACCGCCGCGCAGGGCCCTGTGCAGGTGGCCAGCGGCTCCTTCATCTCCCACGAGCATGACACGAGTGGCACTGCGCGGATTCTGAGCCTGCCCGATGGGTCTCACCAGCTGGTGCTGGAGAACCTGTCGACGTCGAACGGTCCCGATGTGCGGGTCTGGCTCAGCGCTGGGCCGGTGATCGAGGGCAGGGACGGCTGGTTCACGGCCGGCCGGTACGAGCACCTCGAGGTCGCGCCCATCAAGGGCAACCTCGGCAACCAGGTCTACGATCTGCCGGCAGGAACGGACCCGTCCGCGTGGACGAGCGTGGTGCTGTGGTGCGAGGACTTCAGCGTCTCCTTCGGAGCCGCTGAACTGGCATCGGCATGA
- the mmuM gene encoding homocysteine S-methyltransferase → MAIPAAPASQCARPGDLAAALRGGPIVLDGAMGTELEARGVNTAQALWSALALIEDPQAVAAVHDSYLRAGASIITTNSYQATLPALIDARLGEDAAREVIASSARIALGVAGRFEQEFPSRQVIVAGSLGPYGAYLADGSEYSGAYSLGAPGFEAVHLPRIEALVGAGIRVFAVETQPRLDEAQWIVEQIRGIAPGAQCWASFQVGDDGERLAEGTPIAEAGAWAQETEGVIAVGINCVAPQAVLPALRILRAATSKPLVAYPNSGDAYHPDTKTWTAAGSAERFTARAQAWLEAGARLIGGCCRTTPADTAVLAAAVLR, encoded by the coding sequence ATGGCCATCCCTGCCGCCCCTGCCAGTCAGTGCGCCCGGCCTGGCGACCTGGCCGCTGCCTTGCGCGGCGGCCCGATCGTGCTCGACGGCGCCATGGGCACCGAGCTCGAGGCTCGCGGGGTGAACACGGCCCAGGCGCTGTGGTCCGCCCTTGCCCTCATCGAGGACCCCCAGGCCGTGGCCGCGGTCCACGACTCCTATCTTCGCGCAGGCGCGAGCATCATCACCACCAACTCCTATCAGGCGACCCTGCCAGCCCTCATCGACGCGAGACTGGGCGAGGACGCGGCACGAGAGGTGATCGCCTCCAGCGCTCGCATCGCCCTGGGGGTGGCAGGCCGCTTTGAGCAGGAGTTCCCCAGCCGGCAGGTGATCGTCGCCGGAAGCCTTGGGCCCTACGGCGCCTACCTCGCCGACGGCTCGGAGTACAGCGGTGCTTACAGCCTGGGCGCACCCGGCTTCGAGGCGGTCCACCTGCCCCGGATCGAGGCCCTGGTCGGGGCAGGGATCAGGGTCTTCGCGGTGGAGACCCAGCCGCGGCTTGACGAGGCCCAGTGGATCGTCGAGCAGATCCGTGGGATCGCCCCCGGTGCGCAGTGCTGGGCCTCCTTCCAGGTGGGTGACGACGGCGAGCGCCTGGCCGAAGGCACCCCGATCGCCGAGGCCGGAGCCTGGGCGCAGGAGACCGAGGGCGTGATCGCGGTGGGCATCAACTGCGTGGCCCCTCAGGCGGTTCTGCCCGCACTGCGCATCCTGCGAGCGGCAACATCCAAGCCGCTGGTGGCCTACCCCAACTCCGGGGACGCCTACCACCCGGATACCAAGACCTGGACCGCGGCCGGCTCTGCGGAGCGCTTCACCGCGCGGGCCCAGGCGTGGCTGGAGGCCGGGGCCCGCCTCATCGGCGGCTGCTGCCGAACCACTCCCGCCGACACCGCCGTGCTCGCAGCCGCGGTCCTGCGCTGA
- a CDS encoding DEAD/DEAH box helicase, which produces MPATGSSPALNAMLDDLIPADDPDRVPEPEEVYLAFSQWAESSGRPLYPHQDEALSQILEGRHVIAATPTGSGKSMIALAAHTASLARGGRSYYTAPLKALVSEKFFELVGLFGAGNVGMVTGDTSINAAAPIICCTAEILANQALREGEDLDIDCVIMDEFHYYADPQRGWAWQVPLLELPRAQMVLLSATLGDVSFFVGDLRERTGREVAVVDDAVRPVPLELDYSVEPIGELLQRLVGQDRAPVYVVHFSQKEAIERATALLSVDLVPKSRKAEIVAALADFRFGGGFGATLSRLVRGGIGVHHAGMLPRYRRLVERLARAGLLAVICGTDTLGVGINVPIRSVVLTSLVKFDGSKERHLTAREFHQIAGRAGRAGFDTRGFVEVQAPEHVIENAKALAKAGDDERKRRKIVRKKAPEGRVNWTDKTFERLRDASPETLTSQFQVTTTMVLSLMERPGDPVAHMAALLSRVQASGEERRRHVRRALDIYRSLRTAGVVEHVSSAVAAADGRPRLRLAVDLPGDFALNQPLAPFALAAMDLLNTQSAEHTLDVVSVVEATLDDPRPLLYAQQRQARGEAVAAMKAEGMDYEERMEALEEVTWPQPLADLLSPALAMYRQANPWVADYELSPKSVVREMVENAMTFSDLVSRYELGRSEGVVLRYLSDAYRALRQVVPEEHRTSEVVELIDWLGGLVRAVDSSLLDEWEALGAAERGDLPGAGAVPGDRAGADDSVGQERAFGADADGRVALTRNLHAFRVAVRRELFRRVELMARDDVEALARLDAASGWGEDRWDEALGRYWEEYDWIGTDTAARAIALAPIDEAPDPSALAAVGVADRLIEALEAQGRRVWLATQIIEDPDGDHDWRLTALVDLDASDREDSAVVRLLSVGPQG; this is translated from the coding sequence ATGCCCGCCACTGGTTCCTCCCCTGCGCTCAATGCGATGCTCGATGATCTGATCCCGGCTGATGACCCGGATCGGGTGCCCGAGCCGGAGGAGGTCTACCTGGCCTTCAGCCAGTGGGCGGAGTCCAGCGGCCGACCCCTCTACCCGCATCAGGACGAGGCCCTGTCCCAGATCCTGGAGGGCAGGCACGTCATCGCCGCCACGCCCACGGGCTCGGGCAAGTCGATGATCGCCCTGGCAGCCCATACGGCCTCGCTGGCGCGCGGTGGGCGCTCCTACTACACCGCCCCGCTCAAGGCCCTGGTCTCGGAGAAGTTCTTCGAGCTAGTGGGACTGTTCGGGGCTGGCAATGTCGGGATGGTCACCGGGGACACCTCGATCAACGCGGCCGCCCCCATCATCTGCTGCACGGCGGAGATCCTGGCCAATCAGGCCCTGCGGGAGGGGGAGGATCTCGATATCGACTGCGTGATCATGGATGAGTTCCACTACTACGCCGATCCGCAGCGCGGCTGGGCTTGGCAGGTCCCGCTCCTTGAGCTGCCCCGGGCGCAGATGGTGCTGCTGTCGGCCACGCTGGGGGACGTCTCCTTCTTCGTGGGGGATCTGCGGGAGCGCACGGGGCGCGAGGTCGCCGTCGTCGATGATGCGGTGCGACCGGTCCCCCTGGAGCTGGACTACAGCGTCGAGCCCATCGGGGAGCTGCTCCAGCGCCTGGTGGGTCAGGACCGGGCCCCGGTCTACGTGGTCCACTTCTCTCAGAAGGAGGCCATTGAGCGGGCCACGGCACTGCTGAGCGTGGATCTGGTGCCCAAGAGCCGCAAGGCGGAGATCGTGGCGGCGCTGGCGGACTTCCGCTTCGGCGGAGGCTTTGGCGCCACTCTCTCGCGGCTTGTGCGCGGGGGCATCGGAGTGCACCATGCCGGGATGCTGCCGCGCTACCGGCGCCTCGTCGAGAGGCTGGCGCGCGCCGGTCTGCTGGCGGTGATCTGCGGGACTGACACCCTGGGGGTGGGCATCAACGTGCCCATCCGCTCAGTGGTGCTGACCTCACTGGTGAAGTTCGACGGCTCCAAGGAGCGCCACCTCACGGCCCGGGAGTTCCATCAGATCGCGGGGCGCGCCGGGCGGGCGGGATTCGACACCCGGGGATTCGTCGAGGTCCAGGCCCCCGAGCATGTCATCGAGAATGCCAAGGCCCTGGCCAAGGCAGGCGATGATGAGCGCAAGCGCCGCAAGATCGTGCGCAAGAAGGCCCCCGAGGGGCGGGTGAACTGGACCGACAAGACCTTTGAGCGCCTGCGGGACGCCTCTCCGGAGACCCTGACCAGCCAGTTCCAGGTCACCACCACCATGGTGCTCAGTCTCATGGAGCGCCCCGGTGATCCGGTGGCGCATATGGCCGCTCTTCTCAGCCGGGTGCAGGCCAGCGGCGAGGAGCGACGCCGTCATGTGCGCCGGGCCCTGGACATCTACCGCTCCTTGCGCACGGCTGGCGTGGTGGAGCATGTCTCCAGTGCGGTGGCCGCGGCCGATGGCCGGCCGCGCCTGCGCCTGGCGGTGGACCTGCCCGGGGATTTCGCCCTCAACCAGCCTCTGGCGCCCTTCGCCCTGGCGGCCATGGATCTGCTGAACACGCAGTCCGCGGAGCACACCCTCGACGTGGTCTCGGTGGTCGAGGCGACCCTGGATGATCCCCGCCCGCTGCTCTACGCCCAGCAGCGCCAGGCCCGCGGGGAGGCCGTCGCGGCGATGAAGGCCGAGGGGATGGACTATGAGGAGCGCATGGAGGCCCTGGAGGAGGTGACCTGGCCCCAGCCCCTGGCCGATCTGCTCTCCCCCGCCCTGGCGATGTACCGCCAGGCCAACCCCTGGGTGGCCGATTACGAGTTGAGCCCGAAGTCAGTGGTGCGCGAGATGGTGGAGAACGCCATGACCTTCTCCGATCTCGTCTCCCGCTACGAGCTGGGGCGAAGCGAGGGCGTGGTCCTGCGCTATCTCTCCGATGCCTACCGGGCGCTGCGCCAGGTGGTGCCCGAGGAGCACCGCACCTCCGAGGTGGTCGAGCTCATCGACTGGCTGGGGGGCCTGGTGCGGGCCGTCGACTCCTCCCTGCTGGATGAGTGGGAGGCTCTGGGGGCGGCCGAGCGCGGTGACCTGCCCGGGGCGGGGGCTGTGCCCGGGGACCGGGCAGGGGCGGATGATTCAGTCGGCCAGGAGCGGGCCTTCGGAGCCGACGCCGACGGGAGGGTGGCCCTGACCCGCAATCTCCATGCCTTCCGGGTGGCCGTGCGCCGCGAGCTGTTCCGCCGCGTCGAGCTCATGGCCCGCGACGACGTCGAGGCACTGGCCCGCCTGGACGCCGCCTCCGGCTGGGGCGAGGACCGCTGGGACGAGGCGCTGGGCCGCTACTGGGAGGAGTACGACTGGATCGGCACGGACACGGCTGCCCGTGCGATCGCGCTGGCTCCCATCGATGAGGCTCCCGATCCATCAGCGCTGGCTGCGGTGGGTGTGGCGGACCGGCTCATCGAGGCCCTGGAAGCTCAGGGCCGCAGGGTCTGGCTGGCGACCCAGATCATCGAGGACCCTGATGGCGATCACGACTGGCGCCTGACCGCTCTGGTGGATCTGGACGCCTCCGACCGGGAGGACAGCGCCGTCGTGCGCCTGCTGAGCGTCGGGCCGCAGGGCTGA
- a CDS encoding ATP-grasp domain-containing protein: MTDPIVTLATCADFPELDEDDRGLPDALRERGIEPRIAVWDDPSVDWADAGTVVLRSVRDYARKGNYTNFLAWSRSLPRLANHPDVVAWNSDKHYLTRLSDLGVPTIPTTWLEPEAQYSKHQVHTRFPALGDFVVKPAISSGGRGTGRYTATDARSRSAAINDAMHHLRRERSVMVQRYLEEVDRKGEVSLVYFNGVLSHAVEKAPMLHPSFRSTDEIHEEIVTAREPSEQEWLWGERVRKAIHRLIKETAGRDIQLLFNRVDVVGDGKGGFYLMEVSLIDAGLYLGSVPDALEGFADAIAQRVFW; encoded by the coding sequence GTGACTGACCCGATCGTGACTCTGGCCACCTGCGCCGACTTCCCTGAGCTCGACGAGGATGACCGCGGCCTGCCCGATGCGCTGCGCGAGCGGGGCATCGAGCCCAGGATCGCCGTGTGGGACGACCCCTCCGTGGACTGGGCCGATGCGGGCACCGTGGTCCTGCGCAGCGTGCGCGACTACGCCCGCAAGGGCAACTACACCAACTTCCTGGCCTGGTCCCGCTCGCTGCCGCGCCTGGCCAACCATCCCGACGTCGTCGCCTGGAACTCCGACAAGCACTACCTCACGCGCCTGAGCGACCTGGGGGTGCCCACCATCCCCACCACCTGGCTGGAGCCGGAGGCCCAGTACTCCAAGCACCAGGTGCACACGCGCTTCCCGGCCCTGGGTGACTTCGTCGTCAAGCCCGCGATCTCCTCGGGCGGGCGGGGCACGGGCCGTTACACCGCCACGGATGCGCGCTCGCGCTCGGCGGCCATCAACGACGCCATGCACCACCTGCGCCGGGAGCGCTCGGTGATGGTGCAGCGCTACCTGGAGGAGGTCGACCGCAAGGGGGAGGTCTCCCTGGTCTACTTCAATGGCGTGCTGTCCCACGCCGTGGAGAAGGCCCCGATGCTCCACCCCTCCTTCCGCTCCACCGATGAGATCCATGAGGAGATCGTCACGGCCCGCGAGCCCAGTGAGCAGGAGTGGCTCTGGGGCGAGCGCGTGCGCAAGGCCATCCACCGGCTCATCAAGGAGACCGCCGGGCGTGACATCCAGTTGCTTTTCAACCGCGTCGATGTGGTGGGCGACGGCAAGGGCGGCTTCTACCTCATGGAGGTCTCGCTCATCGACGCCGGCCTCTATCTGGGCTCCGTCCCCGACGCCCTGGAGGGCTTCGCCGACGCCATCGCCCAGCGCGTGTTCTGGTGA
- a CDS encoding alanine/glycine:cation symporter family protein, with amino-acid sequence MDALAASLLAIADWITAHITMWVLIATGLFLTVISRGVQLRQLPAMVRQVLGSRSQAKGGISSFQAFAISLAARVGVGNIFGVAAALLAGGPGAIFWMWVVALVGMATAFFEATLAQIFKVRAADGSFRGGPAFYMARGMRAKPLAVLFAGITVITCGFVITSVQANAFAGTLVSAFGQGSSALPGFGGLSPAQLVVAGLTFVLTAVVIFGGIRSVARVTEWMAPIMALVYIVLVAVICLANLSEFVTVLTQIINGAFAPEPLVGGLGGGILAAVINGTKRGLFSNEAGQGTAPNAAATATVTHPVKQGLIQSLGVFIDTIIVCTATAFVILIAGPEVWTDPGANPATLTTLAIAHGLGGWTVLPMAVLIFVLAYSSIIAAYVYSEVNMDYLTSGNPRATWFVRVLSVVSATAGAVLTLDVVWNAVDIAMAIMTLTNLLALLGLFSWGTGALRDYEAQVRAGKEPVFVGIGNPYLPGDVPGDVWTAERQSTPAQSDQPPAEH; translated from the coding sequence ATGGATGCTCTGGCTGCCAGCCTTCTGGCGATAGCGGACTGGATCACCGCTCACATCACCATGTGGGTGCTCATCGCCACTGGCCTGTTCCTCACCGTCATCTCCCGCGGTGTGCAGCTGCGCCAGCTGCCCGCGATGGTCCGTCAGGTCCTGGGCTCCCGCTCACAGGCAAAGGGGGGCATCTCCTCCTTCCAGGCCTTCGCGATCTCACTGGCCGCCCGGGTGGGGGTCGGCAACATCTTCGGCGTGGCCGCCGCCCTCCTGGCGGGCGGGCCGGGCGCGATCTTCTGGATGTGGGTCGTCGCACTGGTCGGCATGGCCACCGCCTTCTTCGAGGCGACGCTGGCCCAGATCTTCAAGGTCAGGGCGGCTGATGGCTCCTTCCGCGGCGGCCCGGCCTTCTACATGGCACGCGGCATGCGCGCCAAGCCGCTGGCCGTCCTCTTCGCCGGCATCACGGTCATCACCTGCGGTTTCGTCATCACCTCGGTGCAGGCCAACGCCTTCGCCGGCACCCTCGTGTCCGCCTTCGGCCAGGGGTCCTCGGCCCTGCCCGGCTTCGGGGGTCTGAGCCCCGCCCAGCTCGTCGTCGCGGGCCTGACCTTCGTGCTCACGGCTGTGGTCATCTTCGGCGGCATCCGCTCGGTCGCCCGAGTCACCGAGTGGATGGCGCCCATCATGGCGCTGGTCTACATCGTCCTCGTGGCCGTCATCTGCCTGGCCAACCTCAGTGAGTTCGTCACCGTCCTCACCCAGATCATCAACGGCGCCTTCGCGCCCGAGCCCCTTGTCGGCGGCCTGGGCGGCGGAATCCTGGCCGCGGTCATCAACGGCACGAAGCGCGGATTGTTCTCCAATGAGGCCGGCCAGGGCACCGCGCCCAACGCCGCCGCCACCGCCACCGTCACCCATCCCGTCAAGCAGGGCCTCATCCAGTCCCTGGGCGTGTTCATCGACACGATCATCGTGTGCACGGCCACCGCCTTCGTCATCCTCATCGCCGGGCCTGAGGTCTGGACCGACCCCGGGGCCAACCCGGCCACCCTGACCACCCTGGCCATCGCGCACGGGCTCGGGGGCTGGACCGTTCTGCCGATGGCGGTCCTCATCTTCGTGCTGGCCTACTCCTCGATCATCGCCGCCTACGTCTACTCCGAGGTCAACATGGACTACCTGACCTCGGGCAACCCCCGGGCCACGTGGTTCGTGCGCGTCCTGTCCGTGGTCTCGGCCACCGCTGGGGCCGTCCTGACCCTCGACGTCGTGTGGAACGCGGTGGACATCGCCATGGCCATCATGACGCTGACCAACCTTCTTGCCCTCCTCGGGCTCTTCTCCTGGGGGACCGGTGCCCTGCGCGACTACGAGGCGCAGGTGCGGGCCGGCAAGGAGCCCGTCTTCGTGGGCATCGGCAATCCGTATCTGCCCGGCGATGTCCCCGGCGACGTCTGGACCGCCGAGCGCCAGAGCACCCCGGCACAGTCCGACCAGCCCCCTGCCGAGCACTGA
- the bcp gene encoding thioredoxin-dependent thiol peroxidase, with amino-acid sequence MAQLAVGDAAPDFALPDAQGTTVRLSELCASADKGVIVYFYPKACTPGCTKQACDFRDSLASLEAAGYRIVGISPDSTTMQAKFSDRHHLPFPLLSDADHAVMEAWGVWGEKKNYGKTYTGVIRSTVVVDPAGKVSLARYNVKATGHVRRLRADLGID; translated from the coding sequence ATGGCCCAGCTCGCCGTCGGCGATGCCGCACCAGATTTCGCCCTGCCCGATGCTCAGGGCACCACCGTCCGGCTCAGTGAGCTGTGCGCCTCGGCGGACAAGGGTGTGATCGTCTACTTCTACCCCAAGGCCTGCACCCCGGGGTGCACCAAACAGGCCTGCGACTTCCGTGACTCCCTGGCCTCCCTGGAGGCCGCGGGCTATCGCATCGTCGGGATCTCTCCCGACTCCACTACCATGCAGGCCAAGTTCTCCGACCGCCACCACCTGCCATTCCCACTGCTGTCAGATGCCGACCACGCCGTCATGGAGGCCTGGGGCGTGTGGGGGGAGAAGAAGAACTATGGGAAGACCTACACCGGGGTGATCCGCTCGACGGTGGTCGTGGATCCCGCCGGGAAGGTCTCCCTGGCGCGTTACAACGTCAAGGCCACGGGCCACGTGAGGCGCCTGCGCGCCGATCTGGGCATCGACTGA